The Falco peregrinus isolate bFalPer1 chromosome 1, bFalPer1.pri, whole genome shotgun sequence genome has a window encoding:
- the ARHGAP1 gene encoding rho GTPase-activating protein 1 isoform X1, with amino-acid sequence MATDPLSELQDDLNLDDTNQSLSQLKLASIDDKSWPADEAPAFPKSEDSKGSPEPVTHLQWDDPYYDIARHHIVEVADQGALDGAQPGDDKYGRKVILFSACRMPPSHQLDHVKLLGYLKFTLDQYVESDYTLVYLHHGLTSENKPSLSWLRDAYREFDRKYKKNIKALYIVHPTMFIKTLLILFKPLISFKFGRKIFYVNFLSELEEYVKLEQLGIPSQVLKYDEYLRSLQKPSQVPQKPTPPRPPLPNQQFGVSLQHLREKSPDQSPVPLVVRDTIAHLQEHALATEGIFRRSANTQVVREVQQKYNMGVPVDFQQYEDVHLPAVILKTFLRELPEPLLTFGLYSHVVSFQSVEEVNRVDVVRKTLQTLPEENYEVLRLLTAFLVQVSAHSDRNKMTNTNLAVVFGPNLLWAKDVAITLKAINPINTFTKFLLDHQKELFEDVEA; translated from the exons ATGGCTACAGATCCACTCTCGGAGCTTCAGGATGACCTGAACTTGGATGATACCAACCAGTCCCTCAGCCAGCTCAAACTGGCCTCCATAGATGATAAGAGCTGGCCAGCAGATGAAGCCCCTGCTTTTCCTAAATCAG AGGACTCCAAAGGCTCCCCTGAGCCCGTCACTCACCTGCAGTGGGACGATCCCTACTATGATATCGCCAGGCACCACATTGTGGAAGTAGCAG ACCAGGGTGCACTTGATGGGGCCCAACCAG GTGATGACAAATATGGAAGGAAAGTCATTTTGTTCAGTGCCTGCCGGATGCCCCCAAGTCATCAACTTGATCACGTGAAACTGCTGGG GTACCTGAAATTCACATTGGACCAATACGTGGAGAGTGATTACACACTGGTGTACCTGCACCATGGCCTGACCAGTGAGAACAAGCCATCCCTGAGCTGGCTGCGGGATGCCTACAGGGAATTTGATCGCAA GTACAAGAAGAACATCAAAGCCTTGTATATTGTGCACCCAACCATGTTCATCAAGACTCTGCTGATTCTCTTCAAGCCTCTGATCAG ctttaagTTTGGACGAAAGATTTTTTATGTGAACTTCCTTAGTGAGCTGGAGGAGTATGTGAAGCTGGAACAGTTGGGAATCCCAAGCCAAGTGCTGAA ATACGATGAATATCTGAGATCCCTGCAGAAACCTTCACAAGTGCCCCAGAAGCCAACACCCCCACGCCCACCGCTGCCAAACCAGCAGTTTGGAGTCTCGCTCCAGCA TCTCAGGGAGAAGAGCCCTGATCAGTCGCCTGTTCCTCTGGTGGTCAGAGACACCATCGCTCATTTGCAGGAGCATG CTCTTGCTACAGAGGGGATTTTCCGGAGGTCAGCAAATACACAGGTTGTCAGGGAGGTTCAGCAAAAATACAACATGG GTGTGCCTGTAGATTTCCAGCAGTATGAAGATGTCCACCTCCCTGCTGTGATTCTCAAGACCTTCTTGAGGGAGCTACCTGAGCCCCTCCTCACTTTTGGCCTCTACAGCCATGTTGTCAGCTTCCAGA GTGTAGAGGAGGTGAATCGTGTGGATGTTGTTCGCAAAACACTCCAGACTCTGCCGGAAGAAAACTATGAAGTGCTCCGTTTACTGACAGCCTTTCTGGTGCAG GTCTCTGCTcacagtgacagaaacaagATGACAAACACCAACCTGGCAGTTGTGTTTGGCCCGAATCTGCTGTGGGCCAAAGACGTAGCCATCACCCTAAAAGCCATCAACCCCATCAATACCTTTACCAAGTTCCTGCTGGACCACCAGAAGGAGCTCTTTGAGGACGTGGAGGCCTGA
- the ARHGAP1 gene encoding rho GTPase-activating protein 1 isoform X2 yields MATDPLSELQDDLNLDDTNQSLSQLKLASIDDKSWPADEAPAFPKSEDSKGSPEPVTHLQWDDPYYDIARHHIVEVAGDDKYGRKVILFSACRMPPSHQLDHVKLLGYLKFTLDQYVESDYTLVYLHHGLTSENKPSLSWLRDAYREFDRKYKKNIKALYIVHPTMFIKTLLILFKPLISFKFGRKIFYVNFLSELEEYVKLEQLGIPSQVLKYDEYLRSLQKPSQVPQKPTPPRPPLPNQQFGVSLQHLREKSPDQSPVPLVVRDTIAHLQEHALATEGIFRRSANTQVVREVQQKYNMGVPVDFQQYEDVHLPAVILKTFLRELPEPLLTFGLYSHVVSFQSVEEVNRVDVVRKTLQTLPEENYEVLRLLTAFLVQVSAHSDRNKMTNTNLAVVFGPNLLWAKDVAITLKAINPINTFTKFLLDHQKELFEDVEA; encoded by the exons ATGGCTACAGATCCACTCTCGGAGCTTCAGGATGACCTGAACTTGGATGATACCAACCAGTCCCTCAGCCAGCTCAAACTGGCCTCCATAGATGATAAGAGCTGGCCAGCAGATGAAGCCCCTGCTTTTCCTAAATCAG AGGACTCCAAAGGCTCCCCTGAGCCCGTCACTCACCTGCAGTGGGACGATCCCTACTATGATATCGCCAGGCACCACATTGTGGAAGTAGCAG GTGATGACAAATATGGAAGGAAAGTCATTTTGTTCAGTGCCTGCCGGATGCCCCCAAGTCATCAACTTGATCACGTGAAACTGCTGGG GTACCTGAAATTCACATTGGACCAATACGTGGAGAGTGATTACACACTGGTGTACCTGCACCATGGCCTGACCAGTGAGAACAAGCCATCCCTGAGCTGGCTGCGGGATGCCTACAGGGAATTTGATCGCAA GTACAAGAAGAACATCAAAGCCTTGTATATTGTGCACCCAACCATGTTCATCAAGACTCTGCTGATTCTCTTCAAGCCTCTGATCAG ctttaagTTTGGACGAAAGATTTTTTATGTGAACTTCCTTAGTGAGCTGGAGGAGTATGTGAAGCTGGAACAGTTGGGAATCCCAAGCCAAGTGCTGAA ATACGATGAATATCTGAGATCCCTGCAGAAACCTTCACAAGTGCCCCAGAAGCCAACACCCCCACGCCCACCGCTGCCAAACCAGCAGTTTGGAGTCTCGCTCCAGCA TCTCAGGGAGAAGAGCCCTGATCAGTCGCCTGTTCCTCTGGTGGTCAGAGACACCATCGCTCATTTGCAGGAGCATG CTCTTGCTACAGAGGGGATTTTCCGGAGGTCAGCAAATACACAGGTTGTCAGGGAGGTTCAGCAAAAATACAACATGG GTGTGCCTGTAGATTTCCAGCAGTATGAAGATGTCCACCTCCCTGCTGTGATTCTCAAGACCTTCTTGAGGGAGCTACCTGAGCCCCTCCTCACTTTTGGCCTCTACAGCCATGTTGTCAGCTTCCAGA GTGTAGAGGAGGTGAATCGTGTGGATGTTGTTCGCAAAACACTCCAGACTCTGCCGGAAGAAAACTATGAAGTGCTCCGTTTACTGACAGCCTTTCTGGTGCAG GTCTCTGCTcacagtgacagaaacaagATGACAAACACCAACCTGGCAGTTGTGTTTGGCCCGAATCTGCTGTGGGCCAAAGACGTAGCCATCACCCTAAAAGCCATCAACCCCATCAATACCTTTACCAAGTTCCTGCTGGACCACCAGAAGGAGCTCTTTGAGGACGTGGAGGCCTGA